A single region of the Rhodoligotrophos defluvii genome encodes:
- a CDS encoding cis-3-hydroxy-L-proline dehydratase: MKITRISAYQVDLPLREGRYAWSNGNFVEVFDATVVAIETDAGITGYGEACPLGPAYLPAYAAGVRAGLAQLGPSLIGQDPRQLATINRTMDAAMRGHPYVKSPIDIACWDILGKVAGLPVYMLLGGGEQADIALYRAISQQSPEEMAAKVKTYRDEGYRKFQLKVGGPDADEDIARIKACAAMLKPGDVLVADANTGWTMHEAARVVNGVRDVDVYIEQPCKSYEESLTIRRRTSLPFVLDEVIDGLPMLLRGLQDGAMDIINLKISKVGGLTKARQIRDLCVAEGVAMTIEDTWGGDIVTAAIAHLARSTPEEFLFSATDFNSYGTKTIAEGAPKRVGGRMTASDKPGLGVLPLLDVLGTPIHVID; this comes from the coding sequence ATGAAGATCACGCGCATCTCCGCTTATCAGGTCGACCTGCCGCTGCGGGAAGGCCGCTATGCCTGGTCCAACGGCAATTTCGTCGAGGTCTTCGACGCAACCGTAGTGGCAATCGAGACCGATGCTGGCATCACCGGCTATGGCGAGGCCTGCCCGTTGGGGCCCGCCTATCTCCCGGCCTATGCCGCGGGCGTCCGCGCCGGGCTCGCCCAGCTCGGCCCCTCGCTCATCGGCCAGGACCCGCGCCAGCTTGCCACCATCAACCGCACCATGGACGCCGCCATGCGCGGCCACCCTTACGTCAAGTCGCCCATCGACATAGCCTGCTGGGATATTCTCGGCAAGGTCGCGGGTCTCCCGGTCTATATGCTGCTCGGCGGCGGCGAACAGGCAGATATCGCCCTCTACCGCGCCATCTCGCAGCAATCGCCGGAGGAGATGGCCGCCAAGGTCAAGACCTATCGCGACGAGGGCTATCGCAAGTTCCAGCTCAAGGTGGGCGGCCCTGACGCCGATGAGGACATTGCCCGCATCAAGGCCTGCGCCGCCATGCTGAAGCCGGGCGACGTGCTGGTGGCCGATGCCAATACCGGCTGGACCATGCACGAGGCCGCGCGGGTGGTGAACGGCGTGCGCGATGTGGACGTCTATATCGAGCAGCCCTGCAAGTCCTACGAGGAAAGCCTCACCATCCGCCGCCGCACCAGCCTGCCCTTCGTGCTGGACGAGGTGATCGACGGCCTGCCCATGTTGCTGCGCGGCCTGCAGGACGGCGCCATGGATATCATCAACCTCAAGATCTCCAAGGTCGGCGGCCTCACCAAGGCGCGCCAGATCCGCGACCTCTGCGTGGCTGAAGGGGTCGCCATGACCATCGAGGACACCTGGGGCGGCGATATCGTCACCGCCGCCATCGCCCATCTGGCCCGGTCGACGCCGGAGGAGTTCCTGTTCTCCGCCACCGATTTCAACAGCTACGGCACCAAGACCATTGCCGAAGGCGCGCCGAAACGGGTCGGCGGGCGTATGACGGCATCGGACAAGCCTGGCCTGGGCGTCTTGCCTCTCCTCGATGTGCTCGGTACGCCCATCCACGTGATTGACTGA
- a CDS encoding DEAD/DEAH box helicase, whose translation MTTFSELGLPAPILKTLERQGYEQPTPIQAQAIPHLLNGRDLLGIAATGTGKTAAFALPILTRLAERRQPLRNRSSQVLVLSPTRELAQQIAESFQVYGESLRIRVAVIVGGSSFGRQAQTLQRGVDVIVATPGRLLDHAEQGTLRLDAVQFFVLDEADHMLDLGFIPAVRRIVRNLPAERQNLFFSATMPKEIAGLAAELLDNPERVAVTPAATPAERIDQKVVHVAASHKTRLLTQILGGKSAERVLVFTRTKRGADRVVASLDKSGIASAAIHGNKSQPQRQRALAGFKSGQTPILVATDIAARGIDIDGITLVVQYDLPEVPETYVHRIGRTARAGASGMAVSFCAPDEQHLLRAIEKVTRRTIPAERDHTSGEPAAAPSPQQRNRGPVQNRRPAQAQPARHGHGQRQQGRSTNRVQAMA comes from the coding sequence TTGACGACTTTTTCCGAACTCGGCCTGCCGGCTCCCATCCTTAAGACATTGGAGCGTCAAGGCTATGAACAGCCGACGCCGATCCAAGCCCAGGCCATTCCCCATCTGCTCAACGGCCGCGACTTGCTTGGCATCGCCGCCACCGGCACCGGGAAGACGGCCGCCTTCGCCTTGCCGATCCTGACACGCCTCGCCGAGCGCAGGCAGCCCCTGCGCAACCGCTCGAGCCAGGTGCTGGTGTTGAGCCCCACTCGCGAACTCGCCCAGCAGATCGCTGAGAGCTTCCAGGTCTATGGCGAGAGCCTGCGCATCCGCGTGGCGGTCATCGTCGGCGGCAGCAGCTTCGGCCGCCAGGCCCAGACACTGCAGCGTGGTGTGGACGTTATCGTCGCCACGCCCGGCCGCCTGCTCGATCATGCGGAACAGGGCACCCTGCGGCTCGACGCGGTGCAGTTCTTCGTTCTGGACGAGGCTGACCACATGCTGGACCTCGGCTTCATCCCCGCCGTCCGGCGCATCGTGCGCAACCTGCCGGCCGAGCGGCAGAATCTGTTCTTCTCGGCCACCATGCCGAAGGAGATCGCCGGCCTCGCCGCCGAGCTTCTGGATAACCCGGAGCGGGTGGCGGTCACCCCTGCGGCAACCCCGGCCGAACGCATCGACCAGAAGGTCGTCCATGTGGCCGCCAGCCACAAGACGCGGCTGCTGACCCAGATCCTGGGTGGCAAGTCGGCAGAGCGGGTGCTGGTCTTCACCCGCACCAAGCGCGGCGCCGACCGCGTGGTGGCGAGCCTGGACAAGTCCGGCATCGCTTCCGCCGCCATCCATGGCAATAAGAGCCAGCCGCAGCGCCAGCGCGCCCTTGCCGGCTTCAAGTCGGGCCAGACGCCGATCCTGGTGGCGACCGACATTGCCGCCCGCGGTATCGATATCGACGGCATCACCTTGGTCGTGCAGTACGACCTGCCGGAAGTACCGGAAACCTATGTCCACCGCATCGGGCGCACCGCCCGCGCCGGGGCCAGCGGCATGGCGGTATCGTTCTGCGCCCCTGACGAGCAGCACCTGCTGCGCGCCATCGAGAAGGTGACGCGCCGCACCATCCCCGCCGAGCGCGACCACACTTCTGGTGAACCCGCGGCTGCGCCTTCCCCGCAGCAGCGGAACCGCGGACCGGTGCAGAACCGGCGCCCCGCGCAGGCCCAGCCCGCGCGCCACGGCCATGGCCAGAGGCAGCAGGGCCGCTCCACCAACCGCGTTCAGGCGATGGCATAG
- a CDS encoding YbfB/YjiJ family MFS transporter, giving the protein MTSRGLIIGRMLALAMAPAAGLGIARFAYALVLPDMRDSLSWSYAEAGWMNTINALGYLLGAVVASQVTNRLGERRSTIGGTIAAVIAMAVSGLTADFTLLSLARLAAGVGAAIALVAGGTRASQFANHTPAPARALGVFYIGPSIGILISGAVIPGFMAMQGPGSWAAAWLLLAGLGAIFALWVIIGAPEDEPRPTRTAGPSRHAALRPMLLALSGYFLFGAGYIAYMTFMIAWIRQIGGGTWLQSAFWCVIALSAILGTSPWSGVVGRMKGGRGLALMMLLVGIGAALPLVIPNLLGLLLSAIIFGMAFFTVVAATTIFVRANYPSEAWASGIAAMTVSFSLGQVAGPVAIGIISDATGELNTGLWISAALLMAGAVAAWLQPPLKSTIAA; this is encoded by the coding sequence ATGACGTCGCGAGGCCTGATCATCGGCCGCATGCTCGCCTTGGCCATGGCGCCGGCGGCCGGACTGGGGATCGCCCGCTTCGCCTATGCGCTCGTGCTGCCCGACATGCGCGACAGCCTGTCATGGTCCTATGCGGAAGCGGGCTGGATGAACACCATCAACGCCCTGGGCTATCTGCTGGGGGCCGTCGTCGCCAGCCAGGTCACCAATCGCCTGGGTGAGCGGCGCAGCACCATCGGCGGCACGATTGCCGCCGTAATCGCCATGGCCGTGTCCGGCCTGACCGCCGACTTCACTCTGCTCAGCCTGGCGCGCCTCGCAGCAGGCGTTGGCGCCGCAATAGCCCTGGTCGCCGGTGGCACCCGCGCCTCGCAATTTGCCAACCACACGCCTGCGCCGGCCCGGGCACTCGGCGTCTTCTACATCGGGCCCAGCATCGGCATCCTGATCTCCGGCGCGGTGATACCCGGTTTCATGGCGATGCAGGGGCCCGGCTCCTGGGCCGCCGCCTGGCTCTTGCTCGCCGGGCTTGGCGCGATCTTCGCCCTCTGGGTCATTATTGGCGCCCCTGAGGACGAGCCCCGACCAACCCGAACCGCCGGCCCCTCTCGGCACGCCGCGCTCCGGCCGATGCTGCTCGCCCTCTCCGGCTATTTCCTGTTCGGAGCCGGCTACATCGCCTACATGACCTTCATGATCGCCTGGATCAGGCAGATCGGCGGCGGCACCTGGCTGCAGAGCGCTTTCTGGTGCGTCATCGCCTTATCGGCCATTCTCGGCACCAGCCCGTGGTCCGGCGTCGTCGGCCGCATGAAGGGCGGCCGCGGGCTTGCTCTCATGATGTTGCTGGTGGGCATCGGCGCCGCCCTGCCGCTCGTGATACCGAACCTGCTCGGCCTTCTCCTCTCGGCCATCATCTTCGGCATGGCCTTCTTCACCGTGGTCGCCGCCACCACCATTTTCGTGCGCGCCAACTATCCCAGCGAAGCCTGGGCCTCCGGTATCGCCGCCATGACCGTGAGCTTCAGCCTGGGCCAGGTGGCCGGCCCCGTGGCCATCGGCATTATTTCCGACGCGACCGGCGAGTTGAATACCGGCCTGTGGATCTCAGCGGCGCTGCTGATGGCCGGTGCCGTGGCCGCTTGGCTACAGCCTCCGCTCAAGTCCACAATCGCTGCTTGA
- a CDS encoding aspartate dehydrogenase yields the protein MAPPSTRAERSVTLALIGFGAIGASLWQRLKDSHAAIRWALLPRGSARHLPEGLTPLVDTEALIAANPQLVVECAGHGGLREHGPTILKAGIPLIIVSVGALADDGLRTALDEAAAAGNTRYTTIAGAIGGLDALAAARLAGLERVVYIGRKPPLAWRGTPAEQQCALDEIKEARTIFSGSAREAALTYPKNANVTAAVALAGLGFDATRVEMVADPEADGNMHEIVAEGAFGRLRFEISNRPMPDNPKTSWLAALSAEQAVRILVAQLE from the coding sequence ATGGCCCCGCCGTCAACCAGGGCTGAGAGATCCGTAACCCTCGCGCTCATCGGCTTTGGCGCGATAGGCGCGAGCCTGTGGCAACGGCTGAAGGACAGCCATGCGGCCATACGTTGGGCTTTGCTGCCGCGCGGTTCGGCCCGACATCTCCCCGAAGGTCTCACGCCTCTCGTCGACACGGAGGCGCTTATCGCCGCCAACCCGCAGCTGGTGGTCGAATGCGCCGGCCATGGCGGCTTGCGCGAGCATGGCCCGACGATCCTCAAAGCTGGCATTCCGCTCATCATTGTCTCCGTCGGCGCGCTGGCTGACGATGGTCTCCGCACCGCCCTGGACGAGGCCGCGGCCGCCGGCAATACGCGCTACACCACCATCGCCGGCGCGATCGGCGGGCTCGATGCCTTAGCCGCCGCGCGCCTCGCCGGCCTAGAGCGGGTCGTCTATATCGGCCGCAAGCCGCCACTCGCCTGGCGCGGCACTCCGGCCGAGCAGCAATGCGCGCTGGATGAGATCAAGGAAGCCCGCACCATCTTCAGCGGCTCGGCGCGGGAAGCCGCCCTCACCTATCCCAAGAACGCCAATGTGACCGCCGCGGTCGCCCTCGCCGGTCTCGGCTTCGACGCGACGCGGGTCGAGATGGTGGCTGATCCCGAGGCCGACGGCAATATGCACGAGATTGTGGCTGAGGGTGCTTTCGGCCGCCTGCGCTTCGAGATCAGCAACAGGCCCATGCCGGATAACCCCAAGACCTCCTGGCTTGCAGCGTTGAGCGCCGAGCAGGCCGTCCGCATCTTGGTTGCCCAATTAGAGTAG